The region GCGCTCCACAAGCGAAGCGTGTTGGTGGCATCGGTGTCGAAACCGGGAATGATTTGATCGTAAGCCGCCGCGATAATCTCTTCGGTTTCCAGCCAACGTACGCGCGCGCCTTCATGCTGCAGACGGCCACCAAAGCGGACTTTATAGCGGGTATTGAAGCGCTGGAACTCCCACGGATTGCCGTATTCCAGCCAGTAATCCGGAGATTCACGCTGCTGACCGTCGACAATGTTCTGCTTGAACATGCCGTAGTCATAACGAATGCCATAACCGCGTCCCGGCAAGCCGAGCGTGGCGAGCGAGTCGAGGAAACAGGCCGCTAAACGACCCAGGCCGCCATTGCCAAGCCCCGGATCGTTCTCTTCGTCCATCAGTTCACTGAGATCGAGCCCCATCTCGTCCAGCGCCTGATTGAGATCGTCATAGATGCCCATCGCCAGCAGTGCATTGCCCAGCGTGCGTCCCATCAGGAACTCCATCGACAGGTAGTAAACCTGACGCACATCCTGCGACAGCTGCGCACGGCTGGAGCGCAACCAACGTTCCACCATACGATCGCGCACTGCCAGCAAGGCGGCGTTAAGCCACTCATGCTGATTGGCGATCGACGGGTCTTTACCAATAGTAAACATCAGTTTATAGGCGATTGAGTGCTTCAGTGCGTCAACCGTTAGCGTGGGTGAGGCATAGGTGAAAGGTGCATTCATATCCAGTATCCCAATCTCTGATTACAGCAAACGTTGATAAAGATCGCGGTAGGCTTGTGCGGCCACCTGCCAACTAAAATCCATCCCCATCGCCTGCCGCTGAACGTAGCGCCAGAGAGAAGGACGGGACCAGAGGACAAAAGCACGTCGAATCGCGCGGAGCAGCGACCAGGCGTTACTGTCTTCAAAACTGAAACCGCTTGCGACCCCGTCAGCGAGGTTCTCCAGCGAACTGTCCTGCACGGTATCTGCCAGCCCGCCGGTGCGGCGCACTAACGGCAATGTGCCGTATTTCAAACCGTACAACTGGGTTAAGCCGCACGGCTCAAAGCGGCTCGGCACCATAATCACATCGGCGCCACCGACAATACGGTGCGAGAAAGCTTCGTGATAACCGATCTGCACGCCGACGCTGCCTGGATGTTCCGCCGCCGCAGCGAGGAAACCTTGTTGTAACTCTGCATCGCCCTGGCCCAACAGCACCAACTGGCCGCCTTGCGCCAGTAGCCCCGGTAACGCTTCCAGCACCAGATCCAGCCCTTTCTGTTTGGTCAAACGACTGATGACACAAAATACGGGCACTTTGTCATCCACCTTCAGGCCCATGGCGATCTGCAATTGGCGCTTGTTCTCCGCCTTGCTCTCCAGCGTTTCCCGATCGTAACGCGCCGTCAGCAGCAGGTCGTGCGCCGGGTCCCAAATACCAGGGTCAACGCCATTTAGGATGCCACTTAACCGTCCCTCTTTCAGACGCTGCTCTAGCAGCGCTTCCATGCCATAACCAAATTCTGGCCGGGTGATTTCCAGAGCATACGTAGGGCTAACTGCCGTAATATGATCGGCATAAAATAATCCCGCCTTGAGATACGAAATTTGCCCGAAAAACTCTAACCCGTGCATGTCAAAAAAGGCGCGCGGTAGCTGAATCTCATCAAGGTGACGCGCATTGAATAACCCCTGGTACGCCAGGTTGTGCACGGTAAACACCGTTTTCGCCGGGCGACCTCGTGCCGCAATATAGGCGCAGGTCAGCCCTGCGTGCCAGTCATGCGCGTGCACCACATCGGGTTGCCAGTATGTATCCAACCCGCTGGCCAGCTCGGCGCCCATCCAGCCCAGCAGCGCAAAACGCAGATAGTTATCCACGTAGGCAAACTGCGATGTGTCGTGATAAGGGCTACCGGGACGCTCATACAATCCCGGCGCATCTATTAAATAAATGCCAACACCGTTAAATTGTCCAAATAATAAACGGACCGGCCCAGCAAAAGTATGTAACTCCGCCACGATTTCGGTATCAGGAATCCCTTTTCGCAGATCCGGATACGCGGGAATCAGTACCCGCGCATCCGTTCCACCGGCAATTTGAGCCTGAGGCAATGCGCCGACAACATCAGCCAACCCGCCTGTTTTTAACAGCGGGAAAAGTTCTGAACAGACATGTAAAACCTGCATCCTGGACCCCTATTGTGTTATCGCGCGTTCCCCGCGGCGATTGCCTGTATGTCTTGCTCGTAGCTTTCGTGGTCAGCCAGCCAATTTGGCCAGCATGGCGCGCGTCACCAAAACGATGCCTTCTTCTGAACGGTAAAAACGGCGGCTGTCTTCATCTGGGTTTTCACCAATCACCATGCCTTCCGGAATCACGCAGGCGCGATCGATCACGCAACGGCGCAGACGACAGGAACGATTGATCACCACATCTGGTAACAGCACCGATGAGTCGATATTGCAAAACGAGTTGATACGCACGCGTGGAAACAGCACCGAATTCACCACCACCGAACCGGAGATAATGCAGCCGCCGGAAACCAGTGAATTCATCGTCATGCCGTGGCTGCCCGAGCGATCCTGCACAAATTTGGCGGGCGGCAAGGGTTCCATATGCGTACGGATTGGCCAGTCGTGGTCGTACATATCCAGTTCTGGCGTGACCGAGGCCAGATCGAGATTCGCGCGCCAGTAGGCTTCCAGCGTTCCGACGTCACGCCAGTAAGGCTCGGCGTTTTCATCGTTCTGCACGCACGATAAGGTGAAGGAGTGCGCATACGCCTCACCGCTGGCGACAATTTTCGGCAGCAGATCTTTGCCGAAATCATGGGTCGATTCGGGGATCAGCAAATCCTCTTCCAACAGTTGGTAGAGATAATCCGCGTCGAACACGTAGATGCCCATACTGGCTAGCGCTTTGGAGTCATCACCCGGCATTGAAGGGGGTTTCGGCGGTTTTTCCACAAAATCGATCACGTTGTTGTCCGCATCCACCGCCATCACACCAAACGCCGTGGCTTCGGCGAGCGGCACGGGTAAGCAGGCGATAGTGCACTTCGCGCCGCGTTCAGCGTGATCGAGCAACATCCGCGAGTAATCCATTTTGTAGATATGATCCCCGGCGAGAATCACGATGTATTGCGCGCGATAGCGGCGAATGATGTCGAGGTTCTGCGAAACCGCATCGGCAGTACCGCGATACCAATGCTCGGTGGATGCACGCTGCTGCGCCGGCAGCAAATCAACAAATTCATTCATCTCTTCGTTGAATAACGACCAGCCGCGCTGGATGTGCTGCGTTAATGTATGCGACTGATATTGGGTGATCACGCCAATGCGCCGAATACCCGAATTGATACAATTCGACAGCGCAAAGTCGATGATGCGGAACTTGCCGCCGAAATGAACGGCAGGTTTGGCGCGTTTCGCGGTGAGATCTTTCAGACGCGTACCGCGCCCGCCAGCAAGGATCAAGGCCACCGTTTGTGTAGGGAGCTGGCGCGCCAGCATCAGTGGATCTGTTCTATCTAACTTAACCATGTCTGACTCCTTATGATTGCTTTAGGAACACACACACGCCGTGTGCGGGCCCGTGCCAGACAGTTGTCAGGATGGGGTTATCTTCCCCGGCGAAAGGAGGAATGGCACGCCACTCTCCGTCTGGTAAGGCAAGGTCACTCACCGATTCCGTGGCGTTGATTGTTATTAACCAGCGGCTGGAGAGCAGGATCTGCATTCTGTGCGCCCCCTGTTCCCACTCCTCATTTCCCAGTGGTTTGCCGCTGGCATTGAACCACTGCACATTGCCATCGCCCTCCTGCCACCAGCGGTCTGCCGTCAACGCGGGAATACGCTGACGCAGCCGGATTAACGCGGCAGTGAAGTCGACCAGTCCAAAATCATCCTGATGCCAGTGCAACCAGGTAAGCGGGTTGTCCTGGCAGTAAGCGTTATTGTTACCGTGCTGGCTGTGACCGCGCTCATCCCCGGCCAGCAGCATCGGTGTACCTTGCGCCAGCAGTAGCGTCGTGAGTAAGGCGTGCACGCTACGCCGACGACGTTCGACAATATCGAAATTGACCTGTAGCCCCTCTTTGCCATGGTTATGGCTGAAGTTGCTGCTGCTGCCGTCACGATTGTCCTCGCCGTTGGCCTGATTGTGTTTGTTGTTGAAGCTCACTACGTCACGCAGCGTAAAGCCGTCATGCGCGGTGATCAGATTGATACTGGCGTGCGGTAAGCGCCCTTCACGCTGGAATACGTCACTGGAAGCCGCAAAGCGCCGGGCAAACTCGCCATTATTGAGCTGGCCGTGCAGCCAGTAACGGCGCGCGGCATCGCGGAAATGGTCGTTCCATTCCGCGAATCCTGCGGGAAAATTGCCCACCTGATAGCCGCCGGGGCCGATATCCCACGGTTCAGCAATCAATTTGACCTGTGACAGTACCGGACAGGCTTTAATAGCGGTGAACAACGGCGCATCCTGGCGATAGTCAGGCGTACGGCCTAGCACGCTGGCAAGGTCAAAACGGAAGCCATCGATATGGCAGTCCCGCACCCAATAGCGCAGCGCTTCTAATGCCCATTCCATCACCTGCGGATCGCTGAGATTGAGCGTGTTGCCGCAGCCGGTCCAGTTTTGATAATCGCCCTGCGCGTCGAGCCAGTAATAGCTGGCGTTATCCACGCCGCGCAGTGAAATATTGGGGCCAATCTCTTCCAGTTCGGCGGTGTGGTTGAACACCACATCGAGGATCACTTCGATACCCGCCGCATGCAGCGCTTTGACCGCCTGCTGAAACTCCTGCAAGGGCGTTAAACCCTGCTCGCCAGACGCGTAGCGAGGATCCACCGCCCACAGCGCGAACGGGTTGTAACCCCAGTAATTGCTCAGCCCGAGTCGTAGCAAACGCGGCTCGCTGGCGAAGTGCGCAATCGGCAGCAGCTCCAGCGCGGTAATGCCAAGATGTTGTAAGTACTTCACCATAGCAGGATGGCCCAGTGCCGCATAAGTCCCGCGCAGCCTTTCCGGAATTTCCGGATGTTGCTGAGTTAGGCCGCGCACGTGAGCTTCATAAATCACGGTCTTGCCCCACGGCGTACGCAGCGGCTTATCCGTCTCCCAATCGAAGTCTTCACTGATGACCAAGGATTTTGGCGCGATCGCGGCGTTATCCTGACTGTCTGGCTGCTGATCGCCACTGTTGAAACGCGGATCGTCCGGCACATCCCCCACCACAGCTTTGGCACAGGGATCCACCAGCAGTTTGGCGGGGTTAAAGCGATGCCCTTGTTGAGGCGACCACGGCCCATACACACGATAGCCATAACGCTGGCCGGGCTTTAATGCCGGAAAATAGCCGTGCCAGATATCCCCACTGCGAGCGGGCAGCGGAAAGCGCCGTTCAAC is a window of Pantoea rwandensis DNA encoding:
- the glgX gene encoding glycogen debranching protein GlgX yields the protein MLETGQPTPLGAHYDGRGVNFTLFSRHAEQVELCLFDAHGVERRFPLPARSGDIWHGYFPALKPGQRYGYRVYGPWSPQQGHRFNPAKLLVDPCAKAVVGDVPDDPRFNSGDQQPDSQDNAAIAPKSLVISEDFDWETDKPLRTPWGKTVIYEAHVRGLTQQHPEIPERLRGTYAALGHPAMVKYLQHLGITALELLPIAHFASEPRLLRLGLSNYWGYNPFALWAVDPRYASGEQGLTPLQEFQQAVKALHAAGIEVILDVVFNHTAELEEIGPNISLRGVDNASYYWLDAQGDYQNWTGCGNTLNLSDPQVMEWALEALRYWVRDCHIDGFRFDLASVLGRTPDYRQDAPLFTAIKACPVLSQVKLIAEPWDIGPGGYQVGNFPAGFAEWNDHFRDAARRYWLHGQLNNGEFARRFAASSDVFQREGRLPHASINLITAHDGFTLRDVVSFNNKHNQANGEDNRDGSSSNFSHNHGKEGLQVNFDIVERRRRSVHALLTTLLLAQGTPMLLAGDERGHSQHGNNNAYCQDNPLTWLHWHQDDFGLVDFTAALIRLRQRIPALTADRWWQEGDGNVQWFNASGKPLGNEEWEQGAHRMQILLSSRWLITINATESVSDLALPDGEWRAIPPFAGEDNPILTTVWHGPAHGVCVFLKQS
- the glgC gene encoding glucose-1-phosphate adenylyltransferase; amino-acid sequence: MVKLDRTDPLMLARQLPTQTVALILAGGRGTRLKDLTAKRAKPAVHFGGKFRIIDFALSNCINSGIRRIGVITQYQSHTLTQHIQRGWSLFNEEMNEFVDLLPAQQRASTEHWYRGTADAVSQNLDIIRRYRAQYIVILAGDHIYKMDYSRMLLDHAERGAKCTIACLPVPLAEATAFGVMAVDADNNVIDFVEKPPKPPSMPGDDSKALASMGIYVFDADYLYQLLEEDLLIPESTHDFGKDLLPKIVASGEAYAHSFTLSCVQNDENAEPYWRDVGTLEAYWRANLDLASVTPELDMYDHDWPIRTHMEPLPPAKFVQDRSGSHGMTMNSLVSGGCIISGSVVVNSVLFPRVRINSFCNIDSSVLLPDVVINRSCRLRRCVIDRACVIPEGMVIGENPDEDSRRFYRSEEGIVLVTRAMLAKLAG
- the glgA gene encoding glycogen synthase GlgA, with the protein product MQVLHVCSELFPLLKTGGLADVVGALPQAQIAGGTDARVLIPAYPDLRKGIPDTEIVAELHTFAGPVRLLFGQFNGVGIYLIDAPGLYERPGSPYHDTSQFAYVDNYLRFALLGWMGAELASGLDTYWQPDVVHAHDWHAGLTCAYIAARGRPAKTVFTVHNLAYQGLFNARHLDEIQLPRAFFDMHGLEFFGQISYLKAGLFYADHITAVSPTYALEITRPEFGYGMEALLEQRLKEGRLSGILNGVDPGIWDPAHDLLLTARYDRETLESKAENKRQLQIAMGLKVDDKVPVFCVISRLTKQKGLDLVLEALPGLLAQGGQLVLLGQGDAELQQGFLAAAAEHPGSVGVQIGYHEAFSHRIVGGADVIMVPSRFEPCGLTQLYGLKYGTLPLVRRTGGLADTVQDSSLENLADGVASGFSFEDSNAWSLLRAIRRAFVLWSRPSLWRYVQRQAMGMDFSWQVAAQAYRDLYQRLL